From one Bifidobacterium sp. WK012_4_13 genomic stretch:
- the def gene encoding peptide deformylase: MAIRDIRVVPDPILRTVCDPVKTITPAIERLVQDLLETVNDPGRAGLSANQIGVPLRVFSFNIEDELGYVINPVLEETTGEQFGAEGCLSLPGLWYDTRRADYARVRGIDLSGREIVVEGDGIKGRMLQHECDHLDGHVYIDRLEKDVRRKALRELRSPAR; encoded by the coding sequence CGTCTGCGATCCAGTGAAGACGATAACTCCGGCGATCGAGCGACTCGTTCAGGATCTGCTCGAGACGGTGAACGATCCCGGCAGGGCCGGTCTATCGGCGAACCAGATCGGTGTGCCGCTGAGGGTGTTTTCCTTCAACATCGAGGATGAGCTTGGATATGTCATCAACCCAGTTCTGGAAGAGACCACGGGAGAGCAGTTCGGAGCCGAAGGATGCCTCTCCCTTCCTGGACTGTGGTACGACACCCGCAGAGCCGACTACGCGCGGGTGCGCGGCATCGACCTGTCAGGCAGGGAGATCGTCGTCGAAGGTGACGGGATCAAGGGCCGAATGCTCCAGCACGAATGCGACCATCTTGACGGTCACGTGTACATAGACCGGCTCGAGAAGGATGTTCGTCGCAAGGCACTGCGCGAACTTCGCTCGCCAGCTCGGTGA
- the rpsB gene encoding 30S ribosomal protein S2 produces MAQITMSEMLKAGIHFGHQTRRWDPKMKQYILTERNGIHIINLFKSLDMIDKAYDFIKQTVAHNGTILFVGTKKQAQDAVKTQATRVNMPYVSERWLGGMLTNFQTVTKRVSRLKELEEMDFSDVHASGLTKKELLLLEREKDKLEKQLGGIRNMNRTPSALFIIDINKEALAVQEAHKLHIPVVALVDTNTDPETVTYPIPANDDAIRGIELLTSLMADAVAEGLLERSGKAAKAEESAEQPMAEWEKDLLQKPEAEKNEEGTETAENADKADAAPAEAPAAEAKAE; encoded by the coding sequence ATGGCACAGATAACCATGAGCGAAATGCTCAAGGCTGGCATCCACTTCGGACATCAGACACGTCGCTGGGATCCGAAGATGAAGCAATACATCCTTACTGAACGCAATGGCATTCATATTATCAATCTTTTCAAGTCGCTCGACATGATCGACAAGGCCTACGACTTCATCAAGCAGACCGTGGCCCACAACGGCACCATCCTCTTCGTCGGCACCAAGAAGCAGGCGCAGGATGCAGTCAAGACCCAGGCGACCCGCGTGAACATGCCATATGTTTCCGAGCGCTGGCTGGGCGGCATGCTCACCAACTTCCAAACCGTCACCAAGCGCGTCTCCCGTCTCAAGGAACTCGAGGAGATGGACTTCAGCGATGTCCACGCGTCAGGTCTGACCAAGAAGGAACTGCTGCTTCTCGAACGCGAGAAGGACAAGCTGGAGAAGCAGCTCGGCGGCATCCGTAACATGAACCGCACCCCTTCGGCCCTGTTCATCATCGACATCAACAAGGAAGCGCTTGCCGTTCAGGAAGCCCACAAGCTGCACATTCCCGTCGTGGCGCTCGTTGACACGAACACGGATCCTGAGACCGTCACCTATCCGATTCCTGCAAACGACGATGCGATCCGCGGCATCGAGCTGCTCACCTCCCTGATGGCGGATGCCGTCGCCGAGGGTCTGCTCGAGCGTTCAGGCAAGGCTGCCAAGGCCGAGGAATCAGCCGAACAACCAATGGCAGAGTGGGAGAAGGACCTTCTCCAGAAGCCAGAAGCCGAAAAGAACGAAGAAGGCACTGAGACTGCCGAGAACGCCGACAAGGCCGACGCGGCACCTGCCGAGGCACCGGCTGCGGAAGCAAAAGCTGAGTAA
- the tsf gene encoding translation elongation factor Ts: MAKITAALIKELRDATGAGMMDVKKALTEAEGDVARAKEIIRAKGIQAAGKREGRKAQEGLIASTISSNADGQVAYAVELNSETDFVAKTPQFVEFGDEVVADVAKADAQSADDVLKAASKSGTVSETIEEAGALFHEHVKLGQFARVAGPHVEIYAHHKSVELPPSIVAVIATDEAGASIAHEVALQISAMSPKWLRREDVPADVVEAETRVATEKSQAEGKPEKIIPRIVEGRLNSFYKETVLLEQEYVKDTSKTIGDLFKAAGAQAVDFARLEVGKGEEE, encoded by the coding sequence ATGGCAAAGATCACTGCCGCACTCATCAAGGAACTGCGTGACGCAACTGGCGCCGGAATGATGGACGTCAAGAAGGCGCTCACCGAAGCCGAAGGCGATGTTGCACGTGCAAAGGAAATCATTCGCGCCAAGGGCATCCAGGCTGCAGGCAAGCGAGAAGGGCGCAAGGCTCAGGAAGGCCTGATCGCCTCCACGATCTCAAGCAATGCCGATGGTCAGGTCGCATATGCCGTCGAATTGAATTCAGAGACCGATTTCGTCGCCAAGACCCCGCAGTTCGTGGAGTTCGGTGACGAGGTTGTTGCCGACGTTGCCAAGGCAGACGCGCAATCGGCCGACGACGTGCTCAAGGCCGCCTCGAAGTCGGGTACCGTCAGCGAGACGATCGAAGAGGCTGGCGCCCTGTTCCACGAGCATGTCAAGCTTGGTCAGTTTGCTCGCGTTGCCGGACCTCATGTCGAGATCTATGCCCATCACAAGTCAGTCGAACTGCCTCCTTCCATCGTTGCCGTGATTGCAACGGATGAGGCGGGCGCTTCGATCGCACACGAAGTCGCATTGCAGATTTCCGCAATGAGCCCGAAGTGGCTGCGTCGCGAAGACGTTCCTGCTGACGTCGTCGAGGCGGAGACTCGCGTCGCGACCGAGAAGTCTCAGGCTGAGGGCAAGCCCGAGAAGATCATTCCTCGCATCGTCGAGGGGCGCCTTAACTCCTTCTACAAGGAGACGGTGCTGTTGGAGCAGGAATATGTCAAGGACACTTCCAAGACAATCGGCGACCTGTTCAAGGCTGCGGGTGCGCAGGCCGTGGACTTCGCCCGTCTTGAAGTGGGCAAGGGCGAAGAGGAGTGA